The DNA sequence TTCCGATGAGATTAAAGATTTTCTTGAACTCACCGGTGGCCTTGATCCGGACCGGAATTGGAATGAAGTCCTGGGGATACTGGGTGAGTGCAAAGGGGCGGAGGTACTTAATCTAAAACTCTGGAACAGCCTGCTGCTCCGGATACGGGATGTTAAACGATCGGGTATCCTGGAAATGATGATCCGGTTTATCGATACGGACCCGCACTGGGGATGGGAGCCCAATGTTCCCAAGGTGGATATCACCGCTGCCTACCTGGAAACGATCCGGATCGAAATATTTGAATATCTTACCCGGATCACCACCGCTAAACGGGATGAGCAGATTCTTGAGTGCGCCAAGGCGGTTTTTGGCGACCATGAGGTGAACCGGCTCAAGAACTATACCGAGCGGGGCGGTGATATGTACAAGAAAAAAAATTTTGCCGGTTTTACCTATGCCCGGGGGCTCAATTATTTAATAGTTTTTCTCCTGGATGAAAAGCCGCAGTTTCAGTATTTCTACGATCTGATCCTGATCCGCGGTCAGTGGGTTTCCCCCGTTTTGTCCATGCCCCTGTCGGAATCGGTACGGCTGCTTTTAAGCTTTCCCGACAGGATTAACCATCTGGACGAATCCCTTTCCGACTTTGGCATGTACGGCAACAAGCTTAAAAATTCGCTCATGAGGGTTGAAAAGGAAAAAAGCCAGACACGGGTTATCAGTACAAACTTGGAAACCCTGAATGGCGACGCGAAGCAGATCATCAGCGATGCTATCTTCAACCTTTCTGTTTTGGCAGACGGCTTCGCGGGAATTCTTGATGATTACCGGAAAAATCCCTCGGCAATTATTCTGAACTGGGAGGAATTGGATTCTTTTTCCGTTGAACCCCTGGAAGGCCGGATTTCCGAAATGTATAGCAAGCTGCTCAATATGCTGCAATTGCTGCGGCTCTTTGTTCAGACTTCCACCGATTCCGATTAGGCGCTCTGGATTAAGCGGCGTTTAGAGTCTATACTACCCCCATGCCGGTATTAAAACTTATCATGATTGGCGATGTGGTGGGAGAAAGCGGGATTGCTGTTCTGGAAAAGCTGCTGCCTGCCCTTATCGAGAAAGAGAGGGCGGATTTTGTGGTGGTCAACGGGGAAAACGCCGCCGCCGGCTTTGGCATAACCGAAGCGGAGAAAGTGCGTATCCTTAATGCAGGGGCGGACCTGATCACCACCGGGAACCATGTTTGGGAAAAACGGGAATTCTGGCCGGTCCTGGACCAGGATGAACGGATACTCCGGCCGGCGAATTATCCCGGAAAGTCGGCGGGCCGGGGCTGGAGGGAGATCAGAAAAAATGATGTCCCCTGGCTGGTGATAAATCTCCAGGGCCGCGAACTGATGACCCCCATAGACTGCCCTTTTAAGGCTTTTGATTCGATTATTGACAGCCAGGGCGCTTTGGTTACCGAATTCCATTCCCTGCTGAACACCGATGGTTCGACGCCGGACATTTTGCGGAAATACGGCGCCGTGGTGGTGGTTGATTTCCACGCGGAATCCACAAAGGAAAAGGAAGCCCTGGGCTTTTACCTGGACGGAAGGGCCAGCGTTGTGGCGGGTACCCATACCCATGTGCAAACCGCGGACGAGCGGGTACTAAAACAGGGAACCGCCTACATCACCGACTTGGGGATGACCGGCGTATCAGGCGGGGTTATCGGCATGGACACCAAGGTTTGTCTGGACCGTGCCCGAACCCAGGTACTGTACCGCATGAACTGCGCCGACCCTTCCCCCGGGCAGCCGTCGGAACTTCAGGGTATACTTACAGAAATTGATCAGGAAACGGGCAAAGCAATTTCGATCCGGCGGATCCGGGTCTCAAGAGACCAGTAGATCTCTTGAGACTAGAATGAGCTCCTGCTCAGGGGGCTTCCTATACCGATTCTTTCTCCAAGAAAATCTACCCTGTTGCCTTCGATGAGGATTTGCACATCGGAGATGTTGGGGAATTCTGTGGCAGTCCAGATTATCTGCCAGAGCTGGCCCATATATCCTTCCACACCATAGGTGTTAAACTGAAACTCCTCACTAAAACTAATATACGCGGTGGAGCCCCGTACTTCGGCCCGGAGCAGTTTGGTACCCGGAGGAATCAGGGATCTGAGCCTGGGGTCCCGGCGCTGCTCTTCCGCCGTGGGGCCCTGGAGGAGGAGCCGTACCGTATCCGCCAGGGGAGAAGCGGATGTTACAGAGCGGGTAACCGCTTGCCGCAGGAGGGCGCCGTCCCCATCAACCCGTATGAAGTAGAGGGCCCGGTCCCGGCTTTGCCCGGCGGGGGGGCTTACGGGCGGTGCGGCAGGCTTGGGTTCCGGAACGGCGACGGGGGTATCCTCCACCGTATCGACGGCAGGCGGTTCTTCCGTTGGAAGTACCGCTGGGGCAGCGGGTTCATCGGCGGTAACGGTGGCAGCCGGCAGCTCCGGGGCTGACGGAAGTTCCGGGACATTGGCGTCCGGGGCGTTTTCCTCGGTTTCAGTTTTATTGAAGAGACGATCCAGAAGGCCCGTATTTTCAACGCTGGATCGGATAAGCTGCAGGTTCACGAAAAAAAGGCTGATCACAATGATAAAAAAAAGGGTCCAGAAGATAAAGGACGCACGTTTTTTCGGCGGAGGCGGGGGATTGGTTTTTCTGTTTTTTGGGGCTGCCACAGTTCAATAATAGAGGAAATGATACGCGGGGTCAATGAGACTATATTTTATCTGTCAGCCTGTACTAAAATACAGCCATGAAAGAGTTCCATGAGTCGACCCTGCGTATTTTGGCAGCCATTAAGGCGGTACCTAAGGGCCGGGTTTCCAGTTACCGGAATATTGCCCTGGCGGCGGGACTGCCCAATGGCGCCCGGCAGGTAGCCCGGATACTCCATTCCCTGGCTGAAAAGGAAAAGCTCCCCTGGCACCGGATCATCAAAGCCGACGGCCGCATCGCCCTGGGCGAAGGAAACGGCCGGGAACTCCAGATCAGCCTGCTCCGATCCGAGGGGGTGCGGGTGAGCAAGGCCGGGGTGGTGGATATGGGATGCTACGGTATTCAGTACAGCTTGTAGCTCAGAATTGCGGCGGCCCGGTAGAAGCTTAGGAGGGGGTCCTCGGTTTTGAGATGCCGGTCCTGGTAAAACACATCCTTGGCCAGATCATCCTCACGGCCCTCAGTATAACTGCGGCGGGTATGGAACTGGACTATCAGGGCGGCGCTGAATTTTTCGGTGATAGTAAAATTGAAGAGGGGCCCAAAGGTCCAGCGGCCCAGGTCGTCCCCCCAATCTTTTCGGTGCGGGGTGTCGTAGAGGTAGAGCTCCATCTCCGCCATGAGACCCACGGTATTGAGGAAGATCGGCATCTGATAGCCCAGGAGGTAATTGCCGTAGTAGTTTAAACCGTTACGGTTCTGGCCGTCGTCGTTTTCAAAATACCAGGAATCGCCTGAGGAGGCTGCGGTATTGCCCTTGTAACGGGCCTCGTGGTAGGTACGGAACACCACATGGTTCCAGTCCCCGGGAAGGATGGCGGCCAGATCAAACTGGAAAACAGCCCCGCCATAGGCGCTCCAGAGGAGGCCGTCAAAAGGGCTGCCGTCTACTTCGGGCTTTGTGGTGTCGCCTACCCGGCGGTTAATCCCTATGCCGTAAATATCGTTACCAAAAAGTTCAATATTCCAGCCCGAACCGATGCGCGCCCCCGCAACGGCCTGCAGAAAAGCGATGGGAGTAAACACCGCCTCGGCGATTCCGTTTACTGAAACTGGGGAAAGCTCCGCAGTAAGGGCCAGGCTGAGATTGTTGCCCTCCGTAAGAGGACTTTCGCTCCGCAGCAGGGGGAAGATAAAATTTTGGGTAATCCCCAGTTTGATCTCCGGCAGGGTTGATGTCTGAAGCGTTAAGCCCGTGGTATTCCGGATCTCCGAATCTGCCTTGAGGGGAAGGGCCGCAAGCAGGAGGACCGGGATAAAAAGGGGTATGAGCCGCTTCATTATTTTACCGCTTCAAAACCCGCCTGGATGGCCGCCACGTTCATGGGCACAAACTTGTGCTTGTCCGCGGAGAAAAAGTTTTTCAGGATGGGCTCTATCGCGTTAATGGAAAGCGCCCCGGTAAGTTTGGCCATGACACCCAGGGCTACCATGTTGGCGATGCGGCTATGCCCGATTTTTTCCGCTATGCCCTGGAGGTCGATGCGGGTTACCTTGAGGTCCGTACGCTTTGGCTCCTCCTTAACCAGGGATGAATTGATCAGCAGTATCCCCCCTTGTTTGAGGATCCCCTCGCAAAGGGGGAGGGATTCCGGGTTCATCACCAGGGCGGAATCGGGGATGGTAACCAGGGGGCTGGCGATTTCTTCATCCGAGACGATTACCCCGGCCCTGGCGATACCGCCCCGCTTTTCGGCGCCGTAGAAGGGGAAGAAGGTGACATTTTTCCCTTCCTTCATGGCGCAGTACACCCAGATCTGTCCCAGGGAGACAATACCCTGGCCGCCGAAACCGGCGAATAATGATTTTTCCGTCATTTAAGGCCTCCCTTGGAAGCTGCGCTCAGGGTGTCCTTGATTTCACCCAGGGGGTAAAAGGGGATCATGTTTTCCTCCAGCCATTCCATTGCCGGTATGGGGTCCAGGCCCCAGTTGGTGGGACAGGAGGAGAGGACTTCAACCATGGTAAATCCTACCCCCGCAAGCTGGGCCTCCAGGGCCTTGCGGATATACTGTTTGGTTTTCCGGGTGTTGGCGGGGGTGTTCACCGCGCTGCGGGCTATGTAGCGGGTCCCCTCAAGCTGCGCTAAAAGTTCCGAGACTTTTATGGGGTAGCCCATACCCGCGGCGTCCGGGTCCCGGCCCAGGGGAGCGGTGGCGGCCTTCTGGCCTATCAGGGTGGTGGGGGCCATCTGCCCGCCGGTCATGCCGTAAATAGCGTTGTTAACAAAAATGGTGGTGAACTTTTCCGCCCGGTTTGCGGCGTGGATCATTTCCGCAGTACCGATGGCGGCCATGTCGCCGTCCCCCTGGTAACAGATAACCAGGTGATCCGGCAGGACCCGCTTGATAGCCGTGGCAGCCGCGGGGGTACGTCCGTGGGCCGGCTGTACCGTATCGAAGTCAAAGTACAGATCCGCCCAGATAGCGCAGCCCACAGGATTGGTGATGATGGTCCGGTCTCGCAGGCCCATCTCGTCCACCAGTTCGGTGATGATACGGTGGATAACCCCGTGACCGCAGCCGGCGCAATATTTTGTAGAAATGTTGTATAAACTTTTAGGATGTCCGTAGAGTTGTTTCATGATTTCCCTCCCAGTATCTCCTTCACTTTCTCGAAGACCTCTTCCTCCGTGGGAATGATCCCGCCGGAGTGGGCCAATAGATGCACCGGAGATCGGGGCCCTGACGGGTCCGCCTCATAAACCGAAAGTTTCACATCCTCTATCAACTGGCCTTCGCTCATCTCTACGGTGAGCAGGGGCTTACCCGTGGAGGCAATCCTAGCCAGAGCCTTGTAGGGGAAGGGCCAAAGGGTAATGGGCCGGAACAGTCCTACTTTAATCCCCTCCTTTTCGGCAAGCTTCTTGGCGCCTAGGGCGATCCGGGCGGAGGTTCCGTAGGCAACCAGGGTAATATCCGGCCCCTCGCCGGTAAAGGCATTACAGGCGGTACGGTAACCCACCGCTTCAAAACGAAGTTCCTTAGCCTTTATTTCCTCATAGCGGATCAGCCGCTTTTTGTTCCGCGCTTCCAGTACCGCCGGGTCCAGGAATATCGAGGTGATATGCACCGCAGGCCCCCCGGCTTTGCCTTCCCGCTCCGGCAGATGCCCGGCAGTCCAGTCCCGCTTGGGCAGGTCCCCTAGGGGCCGTTCCGGAGGTAGAACCACCCCTTCCATCATCTGGCCTATCATACCGTCCGCCAGGACGATTACGGGGATACGGTATTGGTCCGCTAAATCAAAGGCAAGATAGGTCAGGTCCGCACATTCCTGGACGCTCTTGGGGGCCAGTACGATGTTGTAGTAATCCCCATGGCCGCCGCCACGGGTGGATTGGAAGTAATCGCTCTGGGCGGGGGCTATGGAGCCCAACCCCGGGCCGCCCCGGACCACGTTAACCAGCACCAGGGGGATATCCGCCCCGGCGGCATAGGACATGCCTTCCTGCTTTAAGCTGATGCCGGGGCTGGAAGAGCTGGTCATAGCCCGGGCTCCGGCGGTGGAAGCGCCGTAGACCATATTAATCGCCGCAACCTCGCTTTCCGCCTGGATAAAAATCCGGTTCTTTTCGAGCATATTTTTTGCCATATAGGCGGCAATCTCGCTCTGGGGGGTAATGGGGTAGCCGAAATAGGCGGTACACCCCGCCCGAATCGCCGCTTCGGCGATGGCGTCATTCCCCTTCATCAGTTGAATGTTTTCGTCGCTCATGCGGAAGCCCCCTCTAAATCAAAAATCTCGATGCACACATCGGGACAAACCTCAAAGCAGTTCCCGCAGGCTATACACTTTTCCGGATTGGCCGGAAAAGAGGGATACACCCCCGAAGCGTTGAGCCCCGTATCTTTTTCCAGCACCTTTACCGGACAAGCCCGGATACACAACAAACACCCTTTACACAGTTCCCGGTCAATAACGACCTTCCCCTTCCTCGCCATAGGGCCTCCTCTCTTAGCGCCGCAATGATTCGGTTATTGTATAGAAAAGGGGAAATTACCGCAAGGGAAGGGGGAACGCCGACAGCTAGCCCGAGCGGTGCTTTCATCAACAACCACTTGCCGCCCCGTACCGAGGGTTTTTAACAGCAGACGATCGTAATTTCTTCTTGGGGCAGCCATTTAATCCGTTCATCCCAGGCAGGTTTATTGGCTCGGCGATCAAAGATAACCAGATAACATTTTACCGGCAGGCCGTTATGGGAACTGAGGGGAGGAGAAAAACTGTCCCTATACCGCAGGGTTTGCCGTATGCCCTCTTCCATAAGGGCTTCAAAGGATTTTCCTTCCCGGAACAGTTTTACTTCAATAATATCCCATGCGCCGTGGTATTCTACTGCCAGATCCATACGCCCCCGGCCTGCGGCATATTCCCGCTCAATCCGTCCTGAACCATTTGTTATGCGCTGAAGAAAAGCCATAAGCAGCAGATGGGGGAAGGCCTCGGTATAATCAGCCTGTTGCTCCCATACTTCGGAATTGTTCCGCCAGAAAGACTGAAATTCCCGGAGCAGGGCGTTCATATCCAGGGTTCCATCGCTTTTTTGCCATTTCCAGGTGCTGGGGGGCGGCAAATTATCATGGTAGGGCGAGTCCAGAAAGCGGATCATCATCTCTTCGTAGATGGGATTAGAAATCACAAATCCTGTATCGGCGCCCCAATTAACCAAGCCTAAATCCATGGCTAGTTCCACATCCCGGTTGGTTCTGGTCATGGTAAGGTCTGTCTCGCCGATAAGAATTGTTTGTATCACCCGCCTGATCCGTGGGTCCCGCAGACGTTCCTCCAGGGCATCAAGGTGAGTTTCCCGGGCGTCTATCATCTGTTTACGGGCTTCCCGGATATGGTCAATGGTTACCGTCTCGACGCTTTCTGCATCCAGTACCCGCATAGTCGCTCTTTGCAACAGGGAATTAACGATCCAGGGCTGCCCCTTTGATTGTTCGTAGACATACTCCAGGGCTTCCGGGGTAATCTGCTGCCCTGTTTCCGCAGTCCTTTGGGCAAAAAGCCGCCCTATATCGTCTTTGTGAAAATTGGACAATGAAGCCGAATCTGATTTGATATTGAAGGGTGAACCAGGATTAGGCGGGATGCCGCCCTTGGAAGCGGTGATATAGTCTTTTAGGTCCCTCATCCCCACCAGAGCGATTGAGACAGGGAAGGTACCCACTCCTTTATCAGCAAAACCATCTCTCAGTTGACGGAGGAAGCTAATTAGGGTTGCATCGACCAGTACATCGGTTTCATCAAAAAGGACGATCAGGGGTTTGGGAGCAACCAATGCGGACCAGTTACGCAAAATTTCGTTTAACATGCTAGTGGGTTCTGAAGTTTTCAGTTCCGGAACCGGCAAGCCTGCGGAACCCGCCCATTGCTGAATAGCTTTACACAGACCCGGCATAGCCCTTTCCGGTTCGGAGATACCCTGGCAGCGCTCCACTGTTACATAGCAGGAAAGCGCCTCGTCCCCGGCGTTTATCTCCCGCATCCAGCTTTGCAAAAAAGTGGTTTTTCCCGTCTGCCGGGGTGCATGAAGCACCCAATACAGCTCATCCTCAATATACCGATGGAGTTGGGCGCCTACCAGGCGTTCTTCCGGGGGGAGCATATAGTGCATATCCGGGCGGCAGGGCCCGGTGGTATTAAAAAACCGGATTTTGCGTTTGCTCATCATTATGTAGTATATCCAAAATTGCGAAAAAGATTAAGAGGATACGAAACATGGGACTAGGAATAGCGTCCTTCCCTAAGCAGCCCGGTTTTCCAATGCCAGACCGGAACGGAAAGCTCCGATGAAAACGGGTTAGTCTGCTCAAAGTCCGGGAGCCAGCTATTGTCGGGAACCAGTTCCTGGCAGAAGCCGTCCTCAATGGCCAGGTCCGTGAGCCATTGGAGGAGCTGGTCGTACTCGTCCTGGTTCACATAGCGGCGGGGCATGTCCTGTATGCCGCCCACCGGGGTGTACTGGGTCATCAGGGAGAGGAGGGCGCGGCCCCGGCAGTGATCGGCAAACCATTGGAGGACCGCCTTGGTGGATTCGGCATAACCCGGGAGAACCAGGTGACGGATTATCACGCCGGAAACCAGTACCGGTCCCTTCCAGCGGAGTTCCCCGCGGTAGTCCAGCATCCGCAGTATGGCCTTTTCCGCAGCCGTCGGGTAATTGGGGGCCTTGAAGAAGCGGCCCGCCAGACCGGAGTCCAGGGTTTTCAGGTCTGGAAGATAAACATCGATCTGGTCTTTCAGGCTTTCCAGGGCGTTGAGACCTTCGTAGGCCGAGGAATTCCAGAGTAGGGGGATGCTGAGGCCCTGGGTGCGGGCGCCCCGGAGATAGGCGGCCAGGGCGGGGGCGCAGTGGCTGCCGGTAACCAGGTTTATATTTTCCGCTCCCCGGTCCTGGAGTGCCAGGCATATGGCGGTAAACTCCGGCTGATCCACCGTCCGGCCCATGCCGGCCTGGGAAATCTGAGCGTTCTGGCAAAAAACACAGCCTAAGGTACAGCCGGTAAGGAAGATTGTCCCCGAACCGCCCCTCCCGGTGATGGGCGGCTCCTCCCCGCGATGGATAGATGCAGCGGCGATACGAATATCTGCGGTCTCAGCGCAAAAGCCCCGTTTCCCCGCGCTGCGATCCGCCCCGCAGAGCCGGGGACAGAGGGTACAGCGGCCATAGACCGGCTCAGCCATGTGCAACCATTGTGACGTTTCGGGGTCTAAATGTTGACGAGTTAAATTTGAAAGAGTATAGTAACAATAATACCGTTATGGATTGAAGGGAGACGTTTTTTTTATGAACAGAGGATCCTCCGCCGCAGAAGTTATTATCGCGATTATCCCCATCGTAGGGATCATCATGGGGTCGGCGGTGGTGTTTTTTTATCTTCTCTGGAATCATAAACGTAAAATGCTGCTTATCAAAGCCGGCGAGAATCCCCGGACCGATTTTGATCTC is a window from the Treponema primitia ZAS-1 genome containing:
- a CDS encoding DUF5312 family protein, which codes for MAFSFFTWITSLFTGGNDPVRAKKRLLKRMAKSLAANKYGKFYRLKTEEASPELAQFFFDVYKVIAPAQGFLQNAAQSTQLKMAVIYNFLDKRQRDILEQLSLEIIELRADTTPPKELYRQMQGEFDSLAAGFDTELVSSIDACYSLIMILAKFVNYDFYFLLKKFDSQLGERSFSKKPLFSPVRGIGVSDEIKDFLELTGGLDPDRNWNEVLGILGECKGAEVLNLKLWNSLLLRIRDVKRSGILEMMIRFIDTDPHWGWEPNVPKVDITAAYLETIRIEIFEYLTRITTAKRDEQILECAKAVFGDHEVNRLKNYTERGGDMYKKKNFAGFTYARGLNYLIVFLLDEKPQFQYFYDLILIRGQWVSPVLSMPLSESVRLLLSFPDRINHLDESLSDFGMYGNKLKNSLMRVEKEKSQTRVISTNLETLNGDAKQIISDAIFNLSVLADGFAGILDDYRKNPSAIILNWEELDSFSVEPLEGRISEMYSKLLNMLQLLRLFVQTSTDSD
- a CDS encoding TIGR00282 family metallophosphoesterase, coding for MPVLKLIMIGDVVGESGIAVLEKLLPALIEKERADFVVVNGENAAAGFGITEAEKVRILNAGADLITTGNHVWEKREFWPVLDQDERILRPANYPGKSAGRGWREIRKNDVPWLVINLQGRELMTPIDCPFKAFDSIIDSQGALVTEFHSLLNTDGSTPDILRKYGAVVVVDFHAESTKEKEALGFYLDGRASVVAGTHTHVQTADERVLKQGTAYITDLGMTGVSGGVIGMDTKVCLDRARTQVLYRMNCADPSPGQPSELQGILTEIDQETGKAISIRRIRVSRDQ
- a CDS encoding GerMN domain-containing protein, with translation MAAPKNRKTNPPPPPKKRASFIFWTLFFIIVISLFFVNLQLIRSSVENTGLLDRLFNKTETEENAPDANVPELPSAPELPAATVTADEPAAPAVLPTEEPPAVDTVEDTPVAVPEPKPAAPPVSPPAGQSRDRALYFIRVDGDGALLRQAVTRSVTSASPLADTVRLLLQGPTAEEQRRDPRLRSLIPPGTKLLRAEVRGSTAYISFSEEFQFNTYGVEGYMGQLWQIIWTATEFPNISDVQILIEGNRVDFLGERIGIGSPLSRSSF
- a CDS encoding MGMT family protein, translating into MKEFHESTLRILAAIKAVPKGRVSSYRNIALAAGLPNGARQVARILHSLAEKEKLPWHRIIKADGRIALGEGNGRELQISLLRSEGVRVSKAGVVDMGCYGIQYSL
- a CDS encoding 2-oxoacid:acceptor oxidoreductase family protein, which encodes MTEKSLFAGFGGQGIVSLGQIWVYCAMKEGKNVTFFPFYGAEKRGGIARAGVIVSDEEIASPLVTIPDSALVMNPESLPLCEGILKQGGILLINSSLVKEEPKRTDLKVTRIDLQGIAEKIGHSRIANMVALGVMAKLTGALSINAIEPILKNFFSADKHKFVPMNVAAIQAGFEAVK
- a CDS encoding thiamine pyrophosphate-dependent enzyme gives rise to the protein MKQLYGHPKSLYNISTKYCAGCGHGVIHRIITELVDEMGLRDRTIITNPVGCAIWADLYFDFDTVQPAHGRTPAAATAIKRVLPDHLVICYQGDGDMAAIGTAEMIHAANRAEKFTTIFVNNAIYGMTGGQMAPTTLIGQKAATAPLGRDPDAAGMGYPIKVSELLAQLEGTRYIARSAVNTPANTRKTKQYIRKALEAQLAGVGFTMVEVLSSCPTNWGLDPIPAMEWLEENMIPFYPLGEIKDTLSAASKGGLK
- the vorB gene encoding 3-methyl-2-oxobutanoate dehydrogenase subunit VorB encodes the protein MSDENIQLMKGNDAIAEAAIRAGCTAYFGYPITPQSEIAAYMAKNMLEKNRIFIQAESEVAAINMVYGASTAGARAMTSSSSPGISLKQEGMSYAAGADIPLVLVNVVRGGPGLGSIAPAQSDYFQSTRGGGHGDYYNIVLAPKSVQECADLTYLAFDLADQYRIPVIVLADGMIGQMMEGVVLPPERPLGDLPKRDWTAGHLPEREGKAGGPAVHITSIFLDPAVLEARNKKRLIRYEEIKAKELRFEAVGYRTACNAFTGEGPDITLVAYGTSARIALGAKKLAEKEGIKVGLFRPITLWPFPYKALARIASTGKPLLTVEMSEGQLIEDVKLSVYEADPSGPRSPVHLLAHSGGIIPTEEEVFEKVKEILGGKS
- a CDS encoding 4Fe-4S dicluster domain-containing protein, coding for MARKGKVVIDRELCKGCLLCIRACPVKVLEKDTGLNASGVYPSFPANPEKCIACGNCFEVCPDVCIEIFDLEGASA
- a CDS encoding radical SAM protein translates to MAEPVYGRCTLCPRLCGADRSAGKRGFCAETADIRIAAASIHRGEEPPITGRGGSGTIFLTGCTLGCVFCQNAQISQAGMGRTVDQPEFTAICLALQDRGAENINLVTGSHCAPALAAYLRGARTQGLSIPLLWNSSAYEGLNALESLKDQIDVYLPDLKTLDSGLAGRFFKAPNYPTAAEKAILRMLDYRGELRWKGPVLVSGVIIRHLVLPGYAESTKAVLQWFADHCRGRALLSLMTQYTPVGGIQDMPRRYVNQDEYDQLLQWLTDLAIEDGFCQELVPDNSWLPDFEQTNPFSSELSVPVWHWKTGLLREGRYS